Part of the Corynebacterium canis genome is shown below.
CCGAGTACCCGACCGGCGTGCTGGCGGATCGTCTCGCCGTGGTCAAGATCGTGCCCAAGAAGGTTGTCACCGCTGATGCCAAGGCGTTCGACGCAAACCCGGTGGGCACCGGCCCCTACAAGATGACGGAAAACGGCGCGAACAAGGTTGTGAAGTTCGAGCGCTTCGCGGACTATAACGGCAGCCGCCCTGCGAAGGCCGCGAAGATGGTGTGGAACATCATCCCGGACTCCTCCACCCGCATCAACTCCCTGCAGTCCAAGAGCGCACAGGCGATCGACTCCGTGCCGTACCTCAATATCGACCAACTGGCGGCCACCCACGCCGTGGAGTCCAAGCAAGGCTTCAGCGTGCTGTTCGCCATGTTTAATAACGACGCCTCCAACCCCTTCGCCGAGGTAAAGAACCGGCAGGCGTTCCTATACGCCATCGATATTGACCGCGTGCTGGAAACCGGCATGAAGGGCCAGGCCTCCGCCACCACCTCCTTCCTGCAGGAAAATCACCCGAACTACAACAAGGCCAAGGTCGTGTACACCCACGACGAGGACAAGGCCAAGAAGCTGTTCGAGGAGACCGGCCTGAAGAAGCTGCGCATGCTGTGCACGGACCATGACTGGGTGCGTCAGTGCACCCCGCTGATCCAGGAATCCCTGAAGGGCGTAGGCATTGAGGTGGACTTCACCGAACGCAAGTCCGCCGACGTGTACAACACCATCGACGGCAAGCCCGAGGCTTACGACGTCGTGATTGCCCCCGGCGACCCGTCCGTGTTCGGCAAGGACCCCGACCTGTTGATGCGCTGGTGGTACGCGGGCGACACCTGGACCGAAACCCGCATGCACTGGAAGGGCTCCGAGTCCTACACCAAGGTGCAGAAGCTGCTGGACGAGGGCCTGATGGCCAGCGACGAGTCGGATGCGCAAAAGAAGTGGAACGAGCTCTTCGATCTCATTTCCGAAACCGTGCCGCTGTACCCGCTGTTCCACCGCAAGACCCCCACCGCGTGGGACTCCGCCACCCTCAGCGATTTCAAGCCGATTGATGTGACCGGGTTGAGCTTCCTGGACGTGGGATCTACTAAGTAGCACCGAGCGGTTCGCACCGCTATCCACACCCGGCGCGACCGCGAATGGCGCTGCAGTTTTCTGAGCCATTCCATGTTCGCGCCGGGTGTTGTCATTGTTTCCAACTTGCAAGAAAAGTCGTCATGTCTAACCTTCTTCGTCTCATTGGTAGGCGGCTTGTCGCCCTGCCAATCATGATTTTGGGCGTCACATTTCTAGTGTTTTTCGTGATGTCGTACAGCCCCGCCGACCCCGCGCGCTTGGCTCTTGGCGAATCCGCATCCCCCGAGGCCCTCGCGGCGTACCGGGAAGCAAACGGTCTCAACGATCCCCTGCTCGTGCGCTACGGAAAGTTCCTGCTTGGCATGCTCCAGGGCGATCTGGGCACCACCGCCGGTAACACCCCCGTCACGGACCAAGTGAAAACCGCCTTCCCCATCACCTTGCAGCTCACGTTCCTTGGCCTGTTTATCGCCGTTGCATTCGCACTGGTATTGGGCGTAATCGCGGCGTTGTATCGGGACCGCTGGCCGGACCAAATCATTCGTGTGTTCTCCATCGCCGCGCTGGCCACGCCGTCGTTCTGGCTCGCGATTTTGCTGATCCAGTGGCTAGGCACCATCCCCGGCGGCTGGGGTGTGTTCCCCGCGATCGTCACCCGCTGGGTGTCGTTTAGCGAGGACCCCGCCGTCTATACCAACAATATTTTCCTGCCCGCCCTCGCCTTGGGCGTTCCGGTGGCCGGTTCGCTGGCCCGCGTGGTGCGCACCTCCATGGTCGAAGAGTTGGACAAAGACTATGTTCGAACCGCGATTGGCGCAGGTATTCCAAAGGCTGAGGTGGTTTCCCGCAATGTGTTGCGGAACGCGTTGATCACCCCGATTACGGTGTTGGGGTTGCGCGTTGGTTACCTC
Proteins encoded:
- a CDS encoding ABC transporter substrate-binding protein; this encodes MSKTFTRRSFLRITGALGAAAGLTATISACAPASNDSGMQSSAPEGPVKDDGTIEAAISYELGTNGYDPMTTTSALTVAVNWHTFEGLTEMDPATGEIYAALAQELPKSGDSTSVDVKLRDGAMFHNGDKVTADDVVFSFERVLDKENKSLYASFIPFIKSVTKKDDMTVTINTEYPTGVLADRLAVVKIVPKKVVTADAKAFDANPVGTGPYKMTENGANKVVKFERFADYNGSRPAKAAKMVWNIIPDSSTRINSLQSKSAQAIDSVPYLNIDQLAATHAVESKQGFSVLFAMFNNDASNPFAEVKNRQAFLYAIDIDRVLETGMKGQASATTSFLQENHPNYNKAKVVYTHDEDKAKKLFEETGLKKLRMLCTDHDWVRQCTPLIQESLKGVGIEVDFTERKSADVYNTIDGKPEAYDVVIAPGDPSVFGKDPDLLMRWWYAGDTWTETRMHWKGSESYTKVQKLLDEGLMASDESDAQKKWNELFDLISETVPLYPLFHRKTPTAWDSATLSDFKPIDVTGLSFLDVGSTK
- a CDS encoding ABC transporter permease, whose protein sequence is MSNLLRLIGRRLVALPIMILGVTFLVFFVMSYSPADPARLALGESASPEALAAYREANGLNDPLLVRYGKFLLGMLQGDLGTTAGNTPVTDQVKTAFPITLQLTFLGLFIAVAFALVLGVIAALYRDRWPDQIIRVFSIAALATPSFWLAILLIQWLGTIPGGWGVFPAIVTRWVSFSEDPAVYTNNIFLPALALGVPVAGSLARVVRTSMVEELDKDYVRTAIGAGIPKAEVVSRNVLRNALITPITVLGLRVGYLMGGAVIIEIIFNIQAMGQLILDGVTRNDVFLVQGVTLTVAVAFIVVNIAVDMLYVLVNPRIRSI